The Streptomyces sp. NBC_00224 genome contains the following window.
GTGCGCGAGGGCCGGGCCGGCCAGCATCAGGACGGACGAGGCGGCGACGGCACCGGCGATGGCGATACGACGGGAAACGTTCATGGCGGAGACACTCCAGTCAGCAGGAAGGTAAGTGGTGACGGTCCGGAGCGCAGATGCGCGCGGACTCCACGGACCACTCCTGGGACGGGTGTCGTCTGGGCGTTACGGAGTGGGCCGCGTCAGGCTGCGAGGGTGTATACGGCGGGCGGCCCGCGCCTGATCACCGAGTGCTGAAGTGCTTCCCCGGCCGGCAGCAGGGGGGTGGCGAGCCCGGCGAGCGGCAGGCGCGGGCCGTGCCCGGGCGCCCCCGGCAGACCGGCACGCAGGGCCCGTACGAGCGAGAGAGCGGCGCGCAGCGAACGAGCGCACGCCCCTTCGGCGGCAGCGGTGGCGGCCTGGGCGGAGAGCCGCACCAGACGGAAGAGCGCGGCCTCGCCCCGCCGCAGCAGCCAGCCGGTCAGCAGCGCGGCCAGCAGATGGCCGAGGAGCATCGGGAGCGAGGGGAACAGTCCGGCCAAGGCGCTGTGCGCCGAGCCGGAATCAGCCATCCCGGGCATTCCGGCCATGCTTGTCGTGGGGCCGTGTGCGGCGGAGGTGGCACCGGAGGGCGGGCGCAGGCCCGCGTCGGTGACGATCCGTCGCGCGTCCGAGGCCGTCAGCTGGGCCGACGCGGCCGGGCCGCAGACCAGCTTGGCGGCGAGCCGCAGCAGCGAGGTGTCGCCGGGTGCCCCGTTTCCGGAGGCGGCGGCCGTGTGCTGGCCGATGCCGAACAGGGCGTGCAGCCCGAGCTGTCCGGCGGCCAGGGCGCCCGCGATGGACGGCAGCGCGCGCTCCCGTCCGGCGAGCGGCGCGGCGACCGCGAACACCCCGAGGAACCCGGCGAGCAGCGTCCACCACGGGACCGTCGCACAGGCGGCCAGGACGTGCCCGAGCGCGGACAGCACGACGCAGACCGCGGCGAAGACCGCGGCCCTCAGCAGCCGGAGACCGGCGCCTGCGTCGGTGTGTCGGGCGTGTCGGGCAGACATGGCGGGGCCATCATCGCACCAGCCTTGGCCGTCCTACACGGCAGGTCCACAAGGTGCCGTATTCCTGTGATGATCACATCCGTACCCGACTGTCCGGAACCGGACGGGTGTCCGTCCGCCGCGTCCATACACCGGTACGAGGGGCGCACACATCCGCCGAATGAGCGCTATCACGTCAAGTCCGTGCTTACGAACCAAGGGTTGCGGCAATACGTAGGGGTATGTCGAGCCGCAGCCAGGAGGCCGGAGCATGAGCATCTGGTGGTCACTCCATTTGCGGCGCGAGGCCGCGAGCGTTCCGCTCGCACGTCGTCTACTGCTCGGCACCATGGAGACCGCGGGCGTCGATCCGGACATCTCCTACGACCTGTCGGTCGCACTCGGTGAAGCGTGTGCGAACGCGGTCGAGCACGGTGGGGACGAAGGTTCCGGCACCTCGGCGGCGTACCGGGTGACCGCGTATCTGGATGGCGAGAAATGCCGTATCGAGGTCGCCGACTCGGGGCCGGGCTTTCCCGTACGACGAGGCCGTCGCACCGCAGCACGGATGAACAGCACATTGGGCTCCGCCATGGCGGAGCAGGGCAGAGGGCTCTGTCTGATCGAACAGCTCGCCGACCACGTCCACTTCGGCAACAGACCGGGCAGAGGCGCCGTGGTGAGCTTCGACAAGATCCTGAAATGGCGGGAAGGCGCCCTCCTCAACGTCTCGTGAAGGTCCCGTGCGGTGAGTGGAGCTACTCATCCGTCCCCCTACGCGCGCGTGAGGGAAGGGGCGGACACGACGGAGGCGTGAACGGCGGCATGAGAAGAGCCCGGCCGCCCCTGGGGCGACCGGGCTCCGGCACTCGTGGCGGCGTCAGCCCTGCTTGACCCGCGCCATCCACGCCTCGACCTCGTCGGCCCGGCGCGGCAGCGAGGCCGACAGGTTCTCGTTGCCGTCCTCGGTCACCAGGATGTCGTCCTCGATCCGGATGCCGATGCCCCGGTACTCCTCGGGCACGGTCAGGTCGTCGGCCTGGAAGTACAGACCCGGCTCGACGGTCAGGCACATGCCCGGCTCCAGGTCGCCCGCGACGTACGTCTCGGTGCGCGCGGCGGCGCAGTCGTGGACGTCCATGCCGAGCATGTGGCCGGTGCCGTGCAGGGTCCAGCGGCGCTGGAGGCCGAGCTCCAGGACCTTCGCCACGTCCAGGTCGCCGCACAGGCCCCACTCGACGAGCTTCTCGGCGAGGACGCGCTGGGCGGCGTCGTGGAAGGCGCGGTACGGGGCGCCGGGCTTGACCGCGGCGATACCGGCCTCCTGGGCCTCGTACACCGCGTCGTAGATCTTCCGCTGGAGCGGCGAGAACGTGCCGTTGATCGGCAGCGTGCGCGTGATGTCCGCGGTGTACAGCTCGTTGGTCTCGACGCCGGCGTCGAGCAGGAGCAGCTCACCCGGGCGCACGGCGCCGTCGTTGCGCACCCAGTGCAGGGTGGTGGCGTGCGGGCCGGCCGCGCAGATCGAGCCGTAGCCGATGTCGTTGCCCTCGACGCGAGCCCGCAGGAAGAACGTTCCTTCGATGTAGCGCTCGCTGGTCGCCTCGGCCTTGTCGAGCACCTTGACGACGTCCTCGAAGCCGCGCGCGGTGGCGTCGCAGGCCTTGCGCAGCTCGGAGACCTCGAAGGCGTCCTTGACCAGGCGCGCCTCGGACAGGAACTCCCGCAGCTCCTCGTCGCGCTCGGCGGTGACCTTGTCGGTGAGCGCCGCCTCGATGCCGGCGTCGTGACCGCGCACGTTGCGGACCGGACCAGTGGCCTCCTTGAGCGCGGCGGCCAGCTCGCGGACGTCCTTGGCCGGGATCCCGAGGAGCTGCTCGGCCTCGCCCAGCGAGTGGCGCCGGCCGACCCACAGCTCGCCCTGGCCGTCCAGCCAGAACTCGCCGTTCTCCCGGTCGGAGCGCGGCAGCAGGTAGAGCGTCGCCTCGTGCCCGTCGCCCTTGGGCTCCAGGACGAGCACGCCGTCCTGGGTCTGGTCGCCGGTCAGGTACGCGTACTCGGTGGAGGCGCGGAAGCTGTACTCGGTGTCGTTCGAGCGGGTCTTCAGGTTGCCCGCGGGGATCACCAGGCGCTCGCCGGGGAAGCGCTTGGACAGCGCGGCGCGGCGGTCGGCGGTGTGCGCGGCCTGGGCGATTGGCTCAAGGCCGTGCAGCTCGGTGTCGGCCCAGCCGGACTTCATGTTCTCGGCCAGCTCGTCGGACACGCCCGGGTACAGGCCGTTCTTGCGCTGCTTGATCGGCTGCTCTTCCGACTCGTCCGGGGTCTCCGGGGTGAGCTGCTCGGCCACGGTCTGCCTCCACTTAGTACGACATTGGACCTCCGTCCATCGTACGGGCGGGTGGAAAAGGGTCCAGGGCCGTAGGGCCTGTCACACCCCGTAGGCGACCGCTACCGGCGCCGCGGCCGTCCGTGACCTGCGCCGATCCCCGTTCCCGGCCCGCGGAGCCGCCCGATCCGCTACGCGAAGCGGGCCGCCAGCAGCACCACGTCCTCGACGCCGTCCGACGCGTCGAGCCCGTCCGGCAGCACGGTCCGCAGGACGTGGTCGGCGATCGCGCCCGGGTCGTCGCGGGCCGCCCGGGGGACGCTCGCGGCCGCCGCGTGGAGGCGGGCGAAGGCCCGGTCCATCGGGTCACCGGTGCGGTGGAGCAGCCCGTCGGTGTACAGCAGCACCGTTTCTCCGGCCGCGGGCTGGATCTCCACGCTGGGCGCCTCCCAGCACGCGAGCATCCCCAGCGGCGCGGAGAGCGAGGTCTCCACGTACTCGGTGCGGCGCTCGCCGACGATCAGCGGCGGCGCGTGCCCGGCCCCGGCGAGGACGATCTTGCCGCGCGCGGGCTCGCAGTACGCGAAGAGCGCGGTCGCCGAGCGGGCCGGCTCGGTCAGCCGCAGCAGCAGTTCGAGGTCGGAGAGGACGGCGACCGGGTCCTCGCCCTCCATCACCGCATACGCCCGCAGGCTGGCCCGCAGCCGGCCCATCGCGGCGACGGCGCTCGGCCCGGACCCGGTGACGGAGCCGACCGCGAGACCGAGCGCGCCCTCGGGCAGCGGCAGTGCGTCGTACCAGTCGCCGCCGCCGCGCGGCCCGGTGCGGTGGCGGGCGGCGAGCTGCACCCGCGCCACCCGGGGCAGTCTGCTGGGCAGCAGCTCCTCGGTGACGGTGGCGAGCCGCGTCCGCGCGCGGTCCAGCTCGACGAGCCGGGCCACGTGCTCGGCGGCCTGCCGCAGATAGAGCCCGACGAGGTGGCGGCGGCGCTCGGGCGGCTCGGCGGGTTCGTCGTAGAGCCAGACCGCCGCGCCCAGGCGGTCGCCCGTGTCGGTGGTGAGGGGCAGCGCGTAGCTGGCGGCGTAGCCGAGCCGGGCGGCCACCTCGCGGTGGCGCGGGTCGGGGCCGGGGCCGCTGCCCACCTCTCCGACCAGATCCGATCCGCCGTCGGCGTCGGGGAGGCCGTCGAGGATCCTGCCGTACGGGGTGGCGCTGCGCGGGACCGTCTCGATGTGGCCCAGGTCGGCGTGGGCGAGGCCGAGGCCGGTGGTGACGGCGGGGCCCAGACCGTCGGCGGGCTCCAGGACGACCAGACCGCGCCGGGCGCCGACCAGCGCGGCACCGGCCCGCAGCAGCTCGTTGAGGGCGTCGTCGAGCACGGAGGTGCGGGAGAGGCGCTCGGTGAGTTCGTGCAGCGTGGTGAGGTCGGAGACCCAACTGGCGAGCCGGTCCTGGATCACCGCGCAGGGGCCTGCGGGGGAGTCGGGGGTGGATGTGGGCAGAGGCGCAGAAGTGTGCGCGGCGGGCGGGACGGCTGGATCGATTCCAGCCACTTTCGGCAGGTGTGGGGCGCTCATGGCAGTCGGCTTTCCGGCCAGTCGATTCCGCGCAATAGCATCGCAAACCCCCATGTCAATCTGCGCCGCCATCAATGCATCCAGAT
Protein-coding sequences here:
- a CDS encoding aminopeptidase P family protein, translating into MAEQLTPETPDESEEQPIKQRKNGLYPGVSDELAENMKSGWADTELHGLEPIAQAAHTADRRAALSKRFPGERLVIPAGNLKTRSNDTEYSFRASTEYAYLTGDQTQDGVLVLEPKGDGHEATLYLLPRSDRENGEFWLDGQGELWVGRRHSLGEAEQLLGIPAKDVRELAAALKEATGPVRNVRGHDAGIEAALTDKVTAERDEELREFLSEARLVKDAFEVSELRKACDATARGFEDVVKVLDKAEATSERYIEGTFFLRARVEGNDIGYGSICAAGPHATTLHWVRNDGAVRPGELLLLDAGVETNELYTADITRTLPINGTFSPLQRKIYDAVYEAQEAGIAAVKPGAPYRAFHDAAQRVLAEKLVEWGLCGDLDVAKVLELGLQRRWTLHGTGHMLGMDVHDCAAARTETYVAGDLEPGMCLTVEPGLYFQADDLTVPEEYRGIGIRIEDDILVTEDGNENLSASLPRRADEVEAWMARVKQG
- a CDS encoding PP2C family protein-serine/threonine phosphatase — protein: MLDIPLLVRVHLDALMAAQIDMGVCDAIARNRLAGKPTAMSAPHLPKVAGIDPAVPPAAHTSAPLPTSTPDSPAGPCAVIQDRLASWVSDLTTLHELTERLSRTSVLDDALNELLRAGAALVGARRGLVVLEPADGLGPAVTTGLGLAHADLGHIETVPRSATPYGRILDGLPDADGGSDLVGEVGSGPGPDPRHREVAARLGYAASYALPLTTDTGDRLGAAVWLYDEPAEPPERRRHLVGLYLRQAAEHVARLVELDRARTRLATVTEELLPSRLPRVARVQLAARHRTGPRGGGDWYDALPLPEGALGLAVGSVTGSGPSAVAAMGRLRASLRAYAVMEGEDPVAVLSDLELLLRLTEPARSATALFAYCEPARGKIVLAGAGHAPPLIVGERRTEYVETSLSAPLGMLACWEAPSVEIQPAAGETVLLYTDGLLHRTGDPMDRAFARLHAAAASVPRAARDDPGAIADHVLRTVLPDGLDASDGVEDVVLLAARFA
- a CDS encoding ATP-binding protein gives rise to the protein MSIWWSLHLRREAASVPLARRLLLGTMETAGVDPDISYDLSVALGEACANAVEHGGDEGSGTSAAYRVTAYLDGEKCRIEVADSGPGFPVRRGRRTAARMNSTLGSAMAEQGRGLCLIEQLADHVHFGNRPGRGAVVSFDKILKWREGALLNVS